Proteins encoded by one window of Epinephelus moara isolate mb chromosome 18, YSFRI_EMoa_1.0, whole genome shotgun sequence:
- the cacng4b gene encoding calcium channel, voltage-dependent, gamma subunit 4b, translating into MGWCDRGVQTLLATVGAFAAFSLMTIAIGTDYWLYSRAYICNSTNTTTDETQPQPKTKKGDLTHSGLWRICCIEGINQGSCYRINHFPDDNDYDTDSSEYLLRIVRASSVFPILSTILLMLGGLCVGVGRVYNKTNNVLLSAGILFVAAGLSNIIGIIVYISSNAGDPSDKRDDDKKYTYSYGWSFYFGALSFIVAETVAVLAINIYIEKNKEVRWKARREFIRSLSSSSPYSRIPSFRYRRRTSHASSHSTEASRENSPVVGLKGAQSSSGPLDELSMYALARDSVTENTYSPEHEEAAEFLQVHNCFPNDLKDGVNRRTTPV; encoded by the exons ATGGGTTGGTGTGACCGCGGGGTTCAAACGCTGCTGGCCACCGTGGGGGCTTTCGCTGCCTTCAGCCTGATGACCATCGCCATCGGCACGGACTACTGGCTCTATTCGCGCGCGTACATCTGCAACAGCACCAATACCACCACAGACGAGACCCAGCCGCAGCCCAAAACCAAGAAGGGAGATCTCACTCACTCCGGGCTGTGGAGAATCTGCTGTATTGAAG GAATCAATCAAGGCAGCTGTTACAGGATAAACCATTTCCCTGATGACAACGACTACGACACAGACAGCTCTGAATACCTGCTGC GTATAGTTCGTGCCTCCAGTGTGTTCCCCATCCTCAGCACCATCCTGTTGATGCTCGGTGGGCTGTGCGTCGGGGTTGGTCGAGTctacaacaagacaaacaatgTCCTCCTCAGCGCGGGCAttctctttgtagctgcag GTTTGAGCAACATAATTGGCATCATCGTCTACATCTCCAGCAACGCAGGAGACCCCAGCGATAAACGTGACGATGACAAGAAGTACACGTACTCCTATGGATGGTCGTTCTATTTTGGTGCCCTCTCCTTCATTGTGGCTGAAACTGTGGCTGTCCTCGCCATCAACATCTACATTGAAAAGAACAAGGAAGTCCGCTGGAAGGCTCGGCGCGAGTTCATCCGttcactctcttcctcttccccgTACTCAAGGATACCGAGCTTCCGCTACCGCCGGCGGACGTCGCACGCCAGCTCTCATTCGACAGAGGCATCGCGGGAGAACTCACCTGTGGTTGGTCTGAAGGGGGCACAATCCTCCAGTGGGCCCCTGGATGAGTTGTCCATGTACGCCCTGGCGAGGGACAGTGTGACGGAGAATACATACAGCCCCGAACACGAGGAGGCTGCAGAGTTCCTCCAGGTCCATAACTGTTTCCCCAATGATTTAAAGGACGGGGTGAATCGCAGAACCACACCAGTGTGA
- the zgc:161969 gene encoding uncharacterized protein zgc:161969: MSEMDVDHHESSGETKSAMHTWRYRHHFTYKADQGKNIIVQCNLCLPRVNLLSTSKTSTSNLKKHLDRTHLGCEARPDVKRGRKKEEHNGEESRHCQLKKLKAEIISKCMTQAKIEELIFNFIVEDCQSFYVLEQPGFRKLIAGLTEGLKSMDRVTLFTKVDQGFSRMREELMAKLNSIQYVCTTADIWTANNRSFFGMTCHWIDKHSLERKSAALGFARLQGRITHDTIAGRIHDIHVAYNIESKVQTTVTDNGSPFISVFKEFAVDSQESDDDIGFYENVSAVLEGEPEQDMLLFLPTVQRCASHTLELIVTEDFWQAVSQGPMCQLHYSTLAKVYAIWSKCHHLQVGMSAAEEIGKMALVVPAVIRWNVEYCAIQKIVSLTERELTELCARLEVPRLQPEEMAFLKEYVTVFHPLAFALELFQAEQKCYLGLVIPTVLSLKNKLNEQKDVANYFGDVITAVVGAIDVRFQELFASTEAKIATATTPQFRLWWMAASDREEMCSLLATEASQMDPCSVTEANTSRNLSTIESEDDFFSYGSVKPTIQIQQRGVMEEVRKYLEGTGKSLECLQDFPRMKQLFLKYNTTLPSTAPVQRLFSQKGNLVTSQRNFLTDDYFERIQLLRYNSNVCTLVTE, translated from the exons ATGTCCGAAATGGATGTTGATCACCATGAAAGCAGCGGCGAGACCAAATCGGCCATGCATACTTGGCGTTATCGCCACCATTTCACGTACAAGGCAGATCAAGGAAAAAATATCATCGTCCAGTGTAATCTATGTCTGCCGAGGGTCAATCTGCTCTCCACGTCGAAAACCTCCACATCAAACCTAAAGAAGCATTTAGAC AGAACACACTTGGGCTGTGAAGCCAGGCCTGATGTcaagagggggaggaagaaagaagagCACAACGGTGAGGAGAGCAGGCACTGCCAGCTGAAGAAGCTTAAAGCGGAAATCATCTCCAAATGCATGACCCAAGCAAAGATCGAAGAGCTGATATTCAACTTCATCGTGGAAGACTGCCAGTCGTTTTATGTGCTGGAGCAGCCCGGCTTCAGGAAGTTGATCGCAGGCTTGACTGAAGGGCTAAAGTCCATGGACAGGGTGACCTTGTTTACAAAGGTGGACCAGGGTTTCTCCAGGATGCGGGAGGAGCTGATGGCGAAGCTCAACAGCATCCAGTACGTGTGCACCACGGCTGACATCTGGACGGCCAACAACAGGAGCTTCTTCGGGATGACCTGTCACTGGATCGATAAGCATTCTCTGGAGAGGAAGTCTGCGGCCCTGGGATTCGCACGGCTACAGGGCAGAATCACACACGACACCATCGCCGGACGGATACACGACATCCACGTGGCGTACAATATTGAGAGTAAAGTTCAGACCACAGTCACTGATAACGGCAGCCCCTTCATCAGCGTGTTCAAAGAGTTCGCGGTGGACAGCCAGGAAAGCGACGACGACATCGGGTTCTACGAGAATGTGAGCGCCGTCCTGGAGGGCGAGCCGGAGCAGGACATGCTCCTGTTTCTGCCCACCGTGCAGCGCTGTGCATCACACACCCTGGAGCTGATTGTCACTGAGGACTTCTGGCAGGCCGTGTCACAGGGGCCCATGTGCCAGCTGCATTACAGCACGCTGGCCAAGGTGTACGCCATCTGGAGCAAATGCCACCACCTCCAGGTCGGTATGAGCGCAGCAGAGGAGATAGGAAAGATGGCGCTGGTCGTGCCTGCTGTCATACGCTGGAATGTGGAGTACTGTGCGATACAGAAGATCGTCTCACTCACAGAGCGGGAGCTGACGGAGCTGTGCGCCCGCCTGGAGGTCCCACGCTTGCAACCGGAGGAGATGGCCTTCCTGAAAGAATACGTGACCGTGTTCCACCCGCTCGCTTTTGCACTTGAACTTTTCCAAGCGGAGCAGAAGTGCTACCTGGGTCTGGTCATTCCAACCGTACTCAGCCTGAAGAATAAGTTAAATGAGCAGAAAGACGTGGCAAATTACTTCGGCGATGTCATCACCGCCGTTGTAGGGGCTATTGACGTGCGGTTCCAGGAGCTGTTTGCCAGCACAGAAGCGAAGATTGCGACAGCGACGACTCCTCAGTTCCGTTTGTGGTGGATGGCTGCCTCTGACAGGGAGGAGATGTGCTCCCTGCTGGCGACAGAGGCGTCCCAGATGGATCCCTGTAGCGTAACGGAGGCAAACACAAGCCGGAATCTGTCAACCATTGAATCCGAAGATGACTTCTTCAGCTACGGGTCTGTGAAGCCCACCATTCAGATCCAGCAACGGGGGGTGATGGAAGAGGTCCGCAAGTACCTCGAAGGGACGGGGAAGAGCCTCGAGTGCCTTCAGGACTTCCCCAGAATGAAGCAGCTTTTCCTCAAATACAACACCACCCTGCCATCCACCGCCCCCGTCCAGCGTCTCTTCAGCCAGAAAGGCAACCTGGTCACCTCACAGAGAAACTTTCTGACCGATGACTACTTCGAGCGCATTCAGCTTTTGAGATACAACAGTAATGTGTGCACTTTGGTCACCGAGTGA
- the aimp2 gene encoding aminoacyl tRNA synthase complex-interacting multifunctional protein 2 isoform X2 → MPMYQNGEVDPAVKALEARQDEIMRKLYELKAAVEGLAKTVTTPDADLDLTVSSSLSSQSPSSTTFKGITDLDTLLGKDLGALRDIVINANPAQPPLTLLVLHSVLCQRYRVLSTVHVHSSVTSVPPQLLSCLGPRHADSYARQMFQLGFTLIWKDVPKLQMKFSVQNMCPIEGEANVARFLFKLLSPYPSDPAIATLVDSWVDTAFFQLAEGSAKERAAVLRALNSALGRNPWLAGPEFSLADIACYCCVLQSGSASSTPSNVQRWIKSCENLGHFNPVKLFLQ, encoded by the exons ATGCCCATGTACCAG aATGGCGAGGTGGACCCAGCAGTCAAAGCTCTGGAGGCCCGGCAGGATGAGATAATGAGAAAACTGTACGAGCTGAAAGCGGCTGTGGAGGGCCTGGCCAAGACAGTGACCACCCCAGATGCCGATCTGGACCTGACAGTCAGCAGCAGCCTCTCCTCCCAAAGCCCCAGCTCCACGACCTTTAAAGGCATCACAGACCTGGACACACTACTGGGCAAG GACCTTGGTGCTCTCCGTGACATCGTCATCAACGCCAACCCGGCACAGCCACCCCTGACCCTGCTGGTGCTCCACAGCGTGTTGTGTCAGCGCTATCGGGTGCTCTCCACCGTCCATGTCCACTCCTCGGTCACCAGTGTGCCGCCACAGCTCCTGTCCTGCCTTGGTCCACGTCACGCAGACAGCTATGCTCGCCAGATGTTCCAGCTGGGCTTCACCCTCATATGGAAAGATG TCCCCAAACTGCAGATGAAGTTCAGCGTCCAGAACATGTGTCCCATTGAAGGTGAGGCCAACGTGGCGCGCTTCCTCTTTAAGCTGCTGTCTCCCTACCCCAGTGACCCTGCCATCGCCACACTGGTGGACAGCTGGGTGGACACAGCTTTCTTCCAGCTGGCAGAGGGCAGCGCCAAGGAGCGAGCTGCCGTCCTACGTGCCCTGAACTCCGCTCTGGGCCGGAACCCCTGGCTGGCAGGGCCCGAGTTCTCCCTGGCCGACATCGCCTGCTATTGCTGCGTGCTGCAAAGTGGCTCCGCTTCCTCTACACCCTCTAACGTCCAGCGCTGGATCAAGTCCTGTGAGAACCTGGGCCACTTCAACCCTGTCAAGCTATTTCTGCAGTGA
- the aimp2 gene encoding aminoacyl tRNA synthase complex-interacting multifunctional protein 2 isoform X1, with protein sequence MPMYQVKPICGGHIATDLPTCMYKLPNVHAQQGNSCTSEHALQNGEVDPAVKALEARQDEIMRKLYELKAAVEGLAKTVTTPDADLDLTVSSSLSSQSPSSTTFKGITDLDTLLGKDLGALRDIVINANPAQPPLTLLVLHSVLCQRYRVLSTVHVHSSVTSVPPQLLSCLGPRHADSYARQMFQLGFTLIWKDVPKLQMKFSVQNMCPIEGEANVARFLFKLLSPYPSDPAIATLVDSWVDTAFFQLAEGSAKERAAVLRALNSALGRNPWLAGPEFSLADIACYCCVLQSGSASSTPSNVQRWIKSCENLGHFNPVKLFLQ encoded by the exons ATGCCCATGTACCAGGTAAAGCCCATCTGTGGGGGTCACATAGCGACCGATTTACCAACCTGCATGTACAAGTTACCAAATGTCCACGCGCAGCAGGGGAACAGCTGCACCTCTGAGCACGCGCTTCAG aATGGCGAGGTGGACCCAGCAGTCAAAGCTCTGGAGGCCCGGCAGGATGAGATAATGAGAAAACTGTACGAGCTGAAAGCGGCTGTGGAGGGCCTGGCCAAGACAGTGACCACCCCAGATGCCGATCTGGACCTGACAGTCAGCAGCAGCCTCTCCTCCCAAAGCCCCAGCTCCACGACCTTTAAAGGCATCACAGACCTGGACACACTACTGGGCAAG GACCTTGGTGCTCTCCGTGACATCGTCATCAACGCCAACCCGGCACAGCCACCCCTGACCCTGCTGGTGCTCCACAGCGTGTTGTGTCAGCGCTATCGGGTGCTCTCCACCGTCCATGTCCACTCCTCGGTCACCAGTGTGCCGCCACAGCTCCTGTCCTGCCTTGGTCCACGTCACGCAGACAGCTATGCTCGCCAGATGTTCCAGCTGGGCTTCACCCTCATATGGAAAGATG TCCCCAAACTGCAGATGAAGTTCAGCGTCCAGAACATGTGTCCCATTGAAGGTGAGGCCAACGTGGCGCGCTTCCTCTTTAAGCTGCTGTCTCCCTACCCCAGTGACCCTGCCATCGCCACACTGGTGGACAGCTGGGTGGACACAGCTTTCTTCCAGCTGGCAGAGGGCAGCGCCAAGGAGCGAGCTGCCGTCCTACGTGCCCTGAACTCCGCTCTGGGCCGGAACCCCTGGCTGGCAGGGCCCGAGTTCTCCCTGGCCGACATCGCCTGCTATTGCTGCGTGCTGCAAAGTGGCTCCGCTTCCTCTACACCCTCTAACGTCCAGCGCTGGATCAAGTCCTGTGAGAACCTGGGCCACTTCAACCCTGTCAAGCTATTTCTGCAGTGA